From a single Paraburkholderia youngii genomic region:
- a CDS encoding MarR family winged helix-turn-helix transcriptional regulator translates to MTPLESPALQRRPASAELAHTLAPDEYRTEESVAFKMNMVHLLLGAEIDRKLAASKLSAIQWGILKALFDERARTPTALCRILLADGSIMTRKLDSLEKRGLVERIRSTSDRRSVELALTDDGRQLLGETLPLIVETSNRQLHGFTVDEVEAARNLLDRMIANLS, encoded by the coding sequence ATGACCCCACTCGAATCCCCCGCACTTCAGAGACGTCCGGCTAGCGCCGAACTCGCGCATACGCTTGCTCCGGACGAGTACCGCACAGAAGAAAGCGTCGCGTTCAAGATGAACATGGTTCATCTTCTGCTTGGCGCGGAAATCGACCGGAAGCTCGCGGCGAGCAAACTTTCTGCAATTCAGTGGGGGATTTTGAAAGCGCTGTTCGACGAGCGTGCTCGTACACCTACCGCCCTGTGCCGAATACTTCTCGCTGACGGCAGCATCATGACCCGCAAGCTCGATTCGCTCGAAAAAAGAGGATTGGTTGAACGGATCCGCAGTACTTCCGATAGACGTTCTGTCGAGCTCGCACTGACAGACGATGGTCGACAGCTGTTAGGCGAGACACTGCCGCTCATCGTCGAAACAAGCAATCGCCAACTTCACGGCTTCACAGTGGATGAAGTTGAAGCCGCCCGGAATCTGCTCGATCGGATGATCGCCAACTTGAGTTGA
- a CDS encoding acyl-CoA reductase encodes MEHTEAAVTQSADPAQDASLAPLLVPHVYRGRTVTGSALRHVSRDLGQGFCTPKIELDDLVWPRAESGPAFDVPVAKIIDFLVELGPRLHLDVNPLMQAALESMIKVSPLGRRILENCYRDIPNLFLREVIEDELRVSLGDARLVDGWVERTLRGRPSRLRAFPPRLVHILAGNSPMVAAMTVMRAALTKGVHLLKLPSNDLFTATAILRTMAEIDPDHPITQSFSAAYWRGGDENVESILYRPQYFDKIVVWGGESAVRHVMRYAGPGLELVAFDPKVSISLIGREAFASDEVLREVARAGAADVLSFNQDACNASRYQFVEGDEDDADRYCEQLALALGEDYRYGDGQGPLVPADIREAVDVLREMEPIYRVFGGYDGKGLVIRSDEMVDFHPICKTVNVVPVTSLRDGARHATVATQTVGIYPPHRVTEVRDALACAGVQRMVALGESISDGVGGYPHDGMFPIHRFMKWVSEESGPNQEGTR; translated from the coding sequence ATGGAGCATACCGAAGCAGCCGTAACGCAAAGCGCGGACCCGGCGCAGGATGCCAGCCTCGCACCGCTGCTGGTTCCTCACGTATACCGCGGGCGCACCGTCACCGGAAGCGCGCTCAGACACGTGTCTCGCGATCTGGGGCAAGGCTTTTGCACACCTAAAATCGAATTAGACGATTTGGTGTGGCCACGCGCTGAATCCGGCCCTGCCTTCGATGTTCCTGTCGCGAAGATCATCGATTTTCTTGTCGAACTAGGTCCGCGTTTGCACCTCGACGTCAATCCGCTGATGCAGGCGGCGCTCGAATCGATGATCAAGGTCAGTCCGCTCGGGCGACGGATCCTCGAAAACTGCTATCGCGACATTCCCAATCTTTTCTTGCGTGAAGTGATCGAGGACGAACTGCGCGTGAGTCTCGGCGACGCGCGCCTCGTGGACGGTTGGGTGGAACGTACTCTGCGCGGGCGCCCGAGTCGTCTGCGCGCGTTTCCCCCGCGCCTCGTACATATCCTCGCAGGCAACTCGCCGATGGTCGCAGCCATGACGGTCATGCGCGCGGCGCTGACGAAGGGTGTTCACCTGCTGAAGCTGCCTTCGAACGATCTTTTCACGGCCACCGCAATCCTGCGCACCATGGCCGAAATCGACCCGGATCATCCGATTACCCAGTCGTTCTCTGCCGCGTACTGGCGCGGTGGCGACGAAAACGTCGAGTCGATTCTTTATCGTCCGCAGTACTTCGACAAAATCGTCGTGTGGGGCGGCGAAAGCGCGGTTCGGCATGTGATGCGCTATGCCGGCCCCGGGCTCGAGCTGGTCGCGTTCGATCCGAAGGTATCGATCTCGCTGATCGGCCGCGAGGCCTTTGCATCCGACGAAGTACTGCGCGAGGTCGCGCGTGCGGGCGCAGCCGATGTGCTGTCGTTTAATCAGGACGCGTGCAATGCTAGCCGGTATCAATTCGTCGAAGGCGACGAAGACGACGCCGACCGCTACTGCGAGCAACTAGCGCTCGCACTCGGCGAAGACTATCGGTACGGCGACGGCCAAGGCCCGCTCGTGCCCGCCGACATTCGCGAGGCCGTGGACGTGCTGCGTGAAATGGAACCGATCTATCGCGTATTCGGTGGCTATGACGGCAAGGGGCTCGTCATTCGTTCTGACGAAATGGTGGATTTCCACCCCATTTGCAAGACCGTCAACGTTGTTCCTGTAACAAGCCTGCGCGATGGCGCGCGGCACGCGACGGTCGCCACGCAGACGGTGGGGATCTATCCGCCTCACCGGGTCACGGAGGTACGCGATGCGCTCGCCTGTGCTGGTGTCCAGCGCATGGTGGCGCTGGGCGAGTCGATTTCTGACGGAGTCGGCGGCTATCCCCATGACGGCATGTTCCCGATCCATCGATTCATGAAATGGGTATCGGAGGAATCCGGTCCGAATCAGGAGGGGACTCGATGA
- a CDS encoding oxidoreductase gives MTQQTTSPAVWFITGVSSGFGRSLAEAVLARGDKVVGTVRNETQIASFENLAPGRAHGLLLDVTDAAAVPRAVGQALERTGAIDILVNNAGYGLFGALEEVSDAEARELFDTNVFGTVNVIRAVLPHFRARKRGHIVNFSSVAGVIGIAGCSFYCASKHAVEGLSESLAQELHPFGIGVTLVEPGGFRTNFAGGSLKWSENELPDYSETVGQMRRYMSSYHGTQAGDPAKAAEAIVRAVSADAPPLRLPLGPDAVDVVRKKLASVQDNLETWLEVSSSTNFDQ, from the coding sequence ATGACACAACAAACGACAAGTCCGGCCGTGTGGTTTATCACCGGTGTTTCGTCCGGCTTCGGCCGCTCCCTGGCCGAGGCGGTTCTCGCTCGCGGCGACAAAGTGGTCGGCACTGTACGCAATGAAACGCAAATCGCCTCCTTTGAAAATCTTGCGCCCGGCCGCGCACACGGCCTGCTGCTCGACGTCACCGATGCGGCGGCGGTACCACGCGCCGTTGGGCAGGCACTCGAGCGCACTGGCGCTATCGACATACTCGTCAACAATGCCGGCTATGGCCTGTTTGGCGCACTCGAAGAGGTTTCCGACGCGGAAGCGCGGGAACTATTCGATACCAACGTCTTTGGCACGGTCAATGTGATACGAGCGGTGCTGCCCCACTTTCGCGCGCGTAAGCGCGGCCATATCGTGAATTTCTCGTCGGTCGCCGGCGTGATCGGCATCGCTGGCTGCAGCTTCTATTGCGCGTCGAAGCACGCGGTCGAAGGGCTTTCAGAATCGCTGGCTCAGGAACTCCACCCGTTTGGCATCGGTGTGACCCTCGTCGAGCCGGGCGGTTTCCGCACGAACTTCGCGGGTGGATCGCTGAAGTGGAGCGAGAACGAATTGCCCGACTACTCGGAGACAGTGGGGCAAATGCGCCGATATATGAGCAGCTACCACGGCACCCAGGCGGGCGACCCCGCGAAGGCCGCCGAGGCCATCGTCCGCGCGGTGTCGGCAGACGCGCCGCCGCTGCGTCTGCCGCTCGGTCCCGACGCCGTCGACGTCGTCCGCAAAAAGCTCGCATCGGTACAGGACAACCTCGAAACATGGCTTGAAGTCTCGAGTTCCACCAATTTCGATCAATAA
- a CDS encoding TetR/AcrR family transcriptional regulator, with protein sequence MRESLLDAAKSVFMREGFGAARVEEIASIAGVSKTTIYRQFGTKEELFRAIVWRGMADLRGKISQQVEPGRDFSTNLASLIDALVEHMATPDSMHTSRLVIGEAMRFPDIAKQFLQYTATMLAPLASALESAAASGVIEIDDPANSARDLLTLVTGAPEVHLAIQTTRAERKRRAERIHRFVLTAWKYRATLDKVRGRSMP encoded by the coding sequence ATGCGCGAGAGCCTCCTCGATGCCGCCAAATCGGTCTTCATGAGAGAAGGTTTCGGCGCTGCCAGAGTCGAAGAAATCGCGTCGATCGCGGGCGTCAGCAAGACGACGATTTACCGTCAGTTCGGAACCAAGGAAGAGTTGTTTCGCGCCATCGTCTGGCGCGGGATGGCTGATTTGCGCGGCAAGATTTCACAGCAAGTCGAGCCGGGCCGCGATTTTTCGACGAACCTGGCATCCCTCATCGACGCGCTCGTCGAGCACATGGCGACGCCGGACAGCATGCACACTTCCCGACTGGTGATCGGCGAAGCGATGCGCTTCCCGGACATCGCAAAACAATTTCTGCAATACACAGCTACGATGCTGGCGCCCCTCGCGAGCGCGCTCGAATCCGCCGCGGCCAGCGGAGTGATCGAGATCGACGACCCTGCGAACTCGGCGCGCGATCTGCTGACGTTGGTCACCGGTGCGCCCGAAGTCCACCTTGCGATACAAACCACGCGTGCAGAACGCAAACGCCGGGCCGAACGCATTCATCGGTTCGTGTTGACGGCGTGGAAATATCGGGCGACTCTGGACAAGGTTCGGGGCAGATCAATGCCGTAA
- a CDS encoding PaaI family thioesterase: protein MEQTDALAVFCGQAYDEGPIPEGFALMPAFGPFHQMFGPTYFRKTERGHVIGMYVREAHRNLGQMMHGGAVCMLADTAITWASKHSREPAVKVLTTSLTVNFMGNAEPGDWVEARVDVLRSGRRVIFSDCQIWANAKCIAQASGQFQVMGAFDN, encoded by the coding sequence TTGGAGCAAACAGACGCACTGGCCGTCTTCTGCGGGCAAGCATATGACGAAGGGCCCATTCCAGAAGGATTTGCGTTGATGCCGGCGTTTGGGCCCTTCCATCAGATGTTCGGACCAACGTACTTTCGTAAGACCGAGCGCGGACACGTGATTGGGATGTATGTCCGCGAGGCGCATCGCAACCTCGGTCAGATGATGCACGGCGGCGCGGTTTGCATGCTCGCTGATACGGCCATTACATGGGCGAGCAAGCATTCGCGCGAGCCGGCGGTGAAAGTGTTGACGACGAGCTTGACCGTCAACTTCATGGGCAACGCTGAGCCCGGCGATTGGGTTGAAGCTCGTGTCGACGTTTTGCGTTCGGGAAGGCGAGTGATTTTCTCGGACTGTCAAATCTGGGCGAATGCAAAGTGCATTGCCCAGGCGTCGGGGCAGTTCCAGGTTATGGGGGCGTTTGACAACTAG
- a CDS encoding NADH:flavin oxidoreductase, giving the protein MDIGSLFTPLTVRGVTLANRIVMSPMTRGFSPNGLPGSDVASYYKRRAQGETGLIITEGVGVDHPAALGEAGLGENSIPVLVDDESVTAWRRVTDEVHASGGIIFPQLWHMGPMKEANTGPFPAAAPLRPSGLWGPAGRTTSLNAGYMERVMTPTRPMTDTEIADVIAAYGRSARYAKAAGFDGIAIHGGHGYLIDAFLWAETNQRTDQWGKNLAARSRFATEVVRAIREAIGATMPITFRFSQWKQQDFRARLANDPHELEQILAPLADAGVDIFEASTRYFNRAEFPGSEMNLAGWVKKVTGRLSMAVGGIGINKGYYDSMAGDETSAQPDLTPLLDRFSRGEFDLVGVGRSLLHDPNWARRARLGEPFLGFSNDSLARLT; this is encoded by the coding sequence ATGGATATCGGATCGCTCTTTACGCCCCTCACCGTACGGGGCGTCACGCTTGCCAACCGTATCGTCATGTCACCCATGACCCGCGGCTTTTCACCCAATGGACTGCCTGGCAGTGACGTCGCGTCCTACTACAAGCGCCGTGCGCAGGGCGAGACAGGTCTCATCATCACGGAAGGCGTTGGTGTCGATCATCCGGCAGCACTTGGCGAAGCGGGACTAGGCGAAAATTCGATCCCGGTGCTGGTCGACGACGAATCCGTTACCGCCTGGCGCCGCGTGACGGACGAAGTGCATGCAAGTGGCGGCATCATCTTTCCTCAGTTGTGGCACATGGGTCCGATGAAGGAAGCGAATACGGGCCCCTTCCCGGCTGCGGCACCGCTGCGCCCCTCCGGATTGTGGGGGCCGGCGGGACGAACGACATCGCTGAACGCAGGCTACATGGAGCGGGTCATGACGCCAACTCGCCCGATGACCGACACCGAGATCGCGGACGTCATTGCGGCCTATGGTCGAAGCGCCCGCTATGCGAAGGCCGCGGGCTTCGACGGAATCGCGATTCACGGTGGTCACGGCTATCTGATCGACGCGTTTCTGTGGGCCGAAACCAATCAGCGCACGGATCAATGGGGCAAAAATCTGGCAGCGCGCAGCCGCTTCGCCACCGAAGTCGTTCGCGCAATTCGCGAAGCGATCGGCGCCACGATGCCGATCACGTTTCGCTTCTCCCAGTGGAAACAGCAGGATTTCCGCGCGCGTCTCGCCAACGATCCGCACGAGCTTGAACAGATCCTCGCCCCGCTCGCGGACGCGGGCGTCGACATCTTCGAGGCGAGCACCCGGTACTTCAATCGGGCGGAATTCCCGGGCTCAGAAATGAATCTCGCCGGTTGGGTGAAGAAGGTAACCGGCAGGCTTTCGATGGCTGTTGGTGGAATCGGCATTAACAAGGGCTACTACGATTCGATGGCCGGGGACGAGACCTCCGCGCAGCCCGATCTCACCCCTCTGCTCGATCGCTTTTCGCGCGGCGAATTCGATCTCGTTGGCGTAGGACGCTCGCTTCTGCATGATCCAAACTGGGCGCGGCGCGCGCGGCTTGGCGAGCCGTTCCTCGGATTCAGCAACGATTCGCTCGCACGACTAACTTAG
- a CDS encoding SDR family NAD(P)-dependent oxidoreductase, with protein sequence MDLQLGGKRALVTGSNSGIGEGIAKVLAREGAVVVVHGRNEGRCRSVAEAITTAGGKVSYVVGDLSDEAACNGVADQIIERLGGVDILVNNAGGRASSHRMDGKGGAMNPAWLETAWTDWLWTFEQNVGAAVRLVQKLVPGMKERGFGRIINIGSAAATQVEPDLAEYQAIKAAMVNMSASLAKTLAATGITVNTVTPGIIMSPAVKSTFTDLAMKQGWDVDDWAEVERRFTSQIFVNSAGKFGEPEDIGRMVTLLASPLSGYMTGANYRVDGGQVRSIN encoded by the coding sequence ATGGATCTGCAGCTTGGAGGCAAGCGCGCACTGGTCACCGGCAGCAACTCTGGAATTGGCGAAGGCATCGCAAAAGTCCTGGCTCGCGAGGGCGCCGTCGTGGTCGTACACGGCCGCAATGAAGGACGTTGCCGGAGCGTGGCAGAAGCAATCACGACTGCCGGAGGCAAGGTTTCTTATGTCGTGGGTGACTTATCCGATGAGGCGGCTTGCAACGGCGTCGCGGATCAGATCATCGAGCGGCTCGGCGGAGTTGACATCCTGGTGAACAACGCCGGCGGCCGTGCTAGCTCACATCGTATGGACGGCAAAGGTGGTGCGATGAATCCAGCCTGGCTCGAGACGGCTTGGACCGATTGGCTCTGGACCTTCGAGCAGAATGTCGGCGCGGCCGTCAGGCTTGTCCAGAAGCTCGTTCCAGGAATGAAGGAGCGCGGCTTCGGGCGCATCATCAATATCGGAAGCGCGGCCGCCACACAAGTGGAGCCCGATCTTGCCGAATATCAGGCCATCAAGGCGGCGATGGTCAACATGAGCGCATCGCTTGCCAAGACACTCGCCGCGACAGGGATCACGGTCAACACCGTGACGCCCGGCATCATCATGTCGCCTGCGGTCAAAAGTACGTTTACCGATCTCGCAATGAAGCAGGGTTGGGATGTCGATGACTGGGCAGAGGTGGAGCGCCGCTTTACCTCCCAGATCTTCGTCAATTCGGCCGGCAAGTTCGGCGAGCCGGAGGATATCGGCCGCATGGTCACCCTGCTGGCCAGTCCGCTATCCGGTTACATGACCGGTGCCAACTATCGTGTCGATGGCGGCCAAGTCAGATCGATCAACTGA
- a CDS encoding SDR family NAD(P)-dependent oxidoreductase, whose translation MQRVVAVTGGFGALGRTVGRVFAENGWEVALIDKAPAPENASAEQLHASWWRGGVELTDLDSARSAISDLVEQLGKLDAIVNIAGGFRWETLADGSLDTWDLMYQMNVRTAATASKAALDYIANSAEGGRIINIGAGAALKAGAGMGAYTASKSGVMRLTEALAEELKGSSVTVNAILPGIIDTPQNRKDMPDADFSRWVRAEEIANVILFLASGAASGVTGALIPVTGRT comes from the coding sequence ATGCAACGGGTAGTGGCGGTAACGGGTGGATTCGGCGCGCTTGGGCGCACGGTTGGTCGCGTGTTTGCTGAGAACGGCTGGGAGGTTGCGCTGATCGACAAGGCGCCTGCGCCAGAGAACGCGAGCGCGGAGCAACTGCACGCTTCGTGGTGGCGAGGCGGCGTCGAGCTAACTGATCTCGATTCGGCGCGCTCGGCGATCTCGGATCTCGTCGAGCAGCTTGGCAAGCTTGATGCGATCGTCAACATAGCGGGGGGCTTTCGCTGGGAGACGTTGGCGGACGGCAGTCTGGACACGTGGGATCTGATGTACCAGATGAACGTGCGCACGGCAGCGACTGCGTCGAAAGCCGCGCTCGACTATATTGCCAACAGCGCGGAAGGCGGACGCATCATCAATATCGGAGCCGGCGCTGCACTGAAGGCGGGCGCGGGCATGGGAGCGTATACGGCTTCGAAGTCGGGGGTGATGCGTTTGACCGAGGCGCTGGCCGAGGAACTCAAGGGCAGCTCCGTTACCGTCAACGCTATCTTGCCAGGCATCATCGATACGCCGCAAAACCGCAAGGATATGCCGGACGCCGACTTTTCCCGTTGGGTGCGGGCTGAAGAAATCGCCAACGTGATTCTCTTTCTCGCGTCGGGTGCCGCGTCGGGGGTAACCGGCGCGTTGATTCCGGTGACCGGGCGCACGTAA
- a CDS encoding enoyl-CoA hydratase/isomerase family protein yields the protein MNISDYKALLLERDGGILTVTLNSPETLNAFDEQMDIEMSRLFPDVAEDDETRVVVLTGAGRAFSAGGDIEHMQQVIDNPTLFLEGMQRAKKIVFSMLDCPKPVIAKINGHAIGLGATIALFSDLSYAANHAKIGDPHVKVGFVAGDGGAVIWPQLVGYAKAKEYLLTGDLVTAEEAARLGLINHAVPADELDAVVDAMARRLANGASRAIQWTKASINIGLKQLAHSILDASIAYEALSNLTEDHQEAVNAFREKREPVFKGR from the coding sequence ATGAATATTTCGGACTATAAGGCGTTATTGCTCGAACGCGATGGCGGCATCCTGACCGTCACGCTCAACAGCCCTGAAACGTTGAACGCGTTCGACGAGCAGATGGACATCGAGATGTCGCGGCTCTTTCCCGATGTCGCCGAAGATGATGAAACCCGGGTCGTCGTGTTGACTGGCGCAGGGCGCGCTTTTAGCGCGGGTGGCGATATCGAGCACATGCAGCAGGTCATCGACAACCCGACGCTGTTTCTCGAAGGCATGCAGCGCGCGAAGAAAATTGTCTTCTCGATGCTCGATTGTCCGAAGCCGGTCATCGCAAAGATCAACGGTCATGCAATTGGCCTCGGCGCGACGATCGCGCTATTCTCGGATCTGAGCTACGCGGCCAATCACGCGAAGATCGGTGATCCGCACGTGAAAGTCGGCTTCGTGGCGGGCGATGGCGGCGCGGTGATCTGGCCGCAGCTGGTGGGCTATGCGAAGGCCAAGGAATACCTGTTGACGGGCGACCTCGTCACCGCGGAAGAGGCAGCACGACTGGGTCTCATCAATCATGCGGTGCCGGCCGACGAGCTGGATGCCGTGGTCGACGCCATGGCGAGGCGTCTCGCCAACGGCGCTTCACGCGCGATCCAGTGGACCAAGGCGTCGATCAACATCGGCCTGAAGCAACTTGCGCATTCCATTCTCGACGCGTCGATTGCATACGAGGCGTTGTCGAACCTGACGGAAGACCATCAAGAGGCGGTCAACGCGTTTCGCGAGAAACGCGAGCCGGTGTTCAAGGGACGTTGA
- a CDS encoding amidohydrolase family protein, whose product MQAYQGKIYDADTHFYEVEDAFSRYLPEQFRKDWSFTSRVTADGNRCMYVGDRKVEISEGYTSAEGHVPPPGKLHEWLRAMKEGKDNVDMRVPPTPDMFNRDARLQKMDQFGVEACTMYIGEMVACISYLNEPVAANAVLHAYNRWMLEDWGFNYKDRIYTTPVVTLDDLDAAVAEAKWLVANGVRVVLMPMGPFNGRAPADPYFDPFWSILNEAGVRVTFHVSEAIYMKDHMAVWGEPVQQSRQRQTAFVWMHGYGERPVIETLSSFIFYNFFERFPRVKLCSAENGAEWVPSMLVKMDKCRGMAKNGYWPCGQLKKRPSQIFKENVFVVAYPEDNIAQIIAQTDSSDFLLMGSDYPHAEGVPEPKDFASEACNALSEEDTRKIMYDNGRRFIPLHV is encoded by the coding sequence CAGCCGCGTGACGGCAGACGGCAATCGCTGCATGTATGTCGGTGACCGCAAGGTGGAAATCAGCGAGGGCTACACCTCGGCCGAGGGGCACGTGCCGCCGCCGGGCAAACTGCATGAATGGTTGCGCGCGATGAAGGAAGGCAAAGATAACGTCGATATGCGGGTGCCCCCGACCCCGGACATGTTCAACCGCGACGCGCGTTTGCAGAAGATGGACCAATTCGGTGTCGAGGCCTGCACGATGTACATCGGCGAAATGGTCGCGTGTATTTCATATCTCAACGAGCCGGTCGCGGCCAACGCGGTTCTGCATGCGTACAACCGCTGGATGCTCGAAGACTGGGGTTTCAACTATAAGGATCGCATCTACACGACGCCGGTCGTCACGCTCGACGATCTCGATGCCGCTGTCGCAGAGGCCAAGTGGCTCGTGGCGAACGGCGTGCGCGTGGTCCTGATGCCGATGGGGCCGTTCAATGGCCGTGCGCCGGCGGACCCGTACTTCGATCCGTTCTGGTCGATTTTGAACGAGGCTGGCGTGCGCGTGACGTTCCACGTGTCGGAAGCGATCTACATGAAGGATCACATGGCGGTGTGGGGCGAGCCGGTGCAGCAGTCGCGCCAGCGTCAGACCGCCTTCGTCTGGATGCACGGCTACGGCGAGCGTCCCGTGATCGAGACGCTGTCGTCGTTCATCTTCTATAACTTCTTCGAGCGTTTCCCGCGCGTCAAGCTGTGCAGCGCGGAAAACGGCGCGGAATGGGTGCCGTCGATGCTCGTCAAAATGGACAAGTGCCGCGGGATGGCGAAGAATGGTTACTGGCCGTGCGGTCAGTTGAAGAAACGGCCGAGTCAGATCTTCAAGGAAAACGTCTTCGTGGTCGCGTATCCGGAGGACAACATCGCCCAGATCATCGCTCAAACGGATTCGTCGGACTTCCTTTTGATGGGCTCCGACTATCCGCACGCGGAAGGGGTGCCGGAACCGAAGGACTTTGCGTCGGAAGCATGCAATGCGCTGTCCGAAGAGGACACGCGCAAGATCATGTACGACAACGGTCGCAGGTTCATTCCGCTGCACGTGTGA